The following coding sequences are from one Diospyros lotus cultivar Yz01 chromosome 7, ASM1463336v1, whole genome shotgun sequence window:
- the LOC127806152 gene encoding putative U-box domain-containing protein 42, which yields MTNKLSLSHQLEQDKPVIRSLAASLLVSISEITALVASIEVEQHTFVEFGSCLYRASVVVMELQASDNASTNSREILQSLSKTIGFAKEVVEECKKGAHSSLNHEVRSTIGQLQRVVNCIGKELGLIPSSTFGDQRFAEIAVCALSKEMKNLHFEFALNQLSEEKELEPLVSKKEVVETETEAETDLYSIDQFSREINQLSDAANQNLLELFGSTNSSGQMNSESLTSGSLTTFPQLAQYMEPLYDTFCCPLTKKIMDDAVTIETGITYERKAIVEWYEKFKNPEDIICPKTGQKLQSRVLSTNMALKATIQQWKERNEVTRMKVARAALSLASTESMVLEALKDLHSICNGKQNNKVQVCSLGLVPLLVKFLEYKERKVRNATLELLLLLTEDDNNEGKKIVALAVNLSILINMLSSNHQPIRHKLLQLLLRLSSSQSECQKFGSVAGGILMLVSIKYKWSSDAFACELADDILKNLEKCPENIKLMAKNGLLEPLLNHLIEGNQEMKMEMASYLGEIVLGHEGKIQAAERACPALINMVQSGNSLTRKAAFKALKQISSHHPSSKVLVEAGTARIMFDEMFERTIYNEPMNSKTEAAAILANILESGLDLESSGQTMDLDYIVYNIVHLLKNSTPDELNINLFRILLCLTRSPKMASTMVPVIKETEASYNLVELINNPNEEVAVSAIKLLVALSPYMGHTLADRLCKIRGLPETLIQTETTRITEKHALSANLLAKLPHQNLALNLNLLNKNTVPLILQAIGRIQRSGLRTSRYAIAYLEGLVGILVRFTTTLYDHQVLSLAKGYNFTAIFADLLAMTSSDEVQRLAAVGLANLSTLSITLSKPPQANKPKSKKLMASLKRSSLNSSKYSHRQPVCRVHRGDCSSEETFCLLEAKAVEQLLDCLEHENGDVVEAALSAIITLLDEKVDVESSVSVLREANGIGRVVNVVKEHEEERLWQKSLWVIERVLMNSGDRSSASEISGDRVLPAVLITAFRHRNERIRQLAENILRYLNKVPDFTSITNFTL from the exons ATGACAAACAAGCTCTCTCTTTCCCATCAGCTAGAGCAAGACAAGCCTGTGATCAGAAGCCTCGCTGCATCCTTATTGGTGTCGATTTCAGAGATCACGGCGTTAGTGGCAAGCATAGAAGTAGAGCAGCATACCTTTGTTGAATTTGGTAGCTGCCTTTACCGGGCTTCTGTGGTTGTCATGGAACTGCAGGCATCAGACAACGCCTCAACAAATTCAAGGGAGATTTTGCAGTCTCTGTCCAAAACCATTGGTTTTGCCAAAGAAGTTGTCGAGGAATGCAAGAAGGGAGCTCATTCGAGTCTTAATCATGAAGTGAGGAGCACGATAGGACAGCTCCAGAGGGTTGTAAACTGCATAGGGAAAGAACTTGGTTTAATACCATCATCAACATTTGGTGATCAACGATTTGCAGAAATTGCGGTTTGTGCTCTTTCAAAGGAGATGAAAAACCTTCACTTTGAATTTGCCCTAAATCAGCTATCAGAGGAGAAAGAACTTGAACCCCTTGTATCAAAGAAAGAAGTAGTCGAAACAGAAACAGAAGCAGAAACAGATCTCTACTCCATCGATCAATTTTCCAGGGAAATTAATCAGTTGTCAGATGCAGCAAACCAAAATCTTCTTGAACTATTTGGAAGCACAAATAGCAGTGGCCAAATGAACAGTGAGAGCTTGACCTCTGGATCCTTGACTACTTTTCCGCAGCTAGCTCAGTACATGGAGCCTCTGTATGATACTTTCTGCTGTCCATTGACGAAGAAAATTATGGATGATGCAGTCACCATAGAAACTGGAATAACCTATGAGAGGAAGGCCATTGTCGAGTGGTATGAAAAGTTCAAAAATCCAGAGGACATCATCTGTCCAAAAACTGGGCAGAAGCTGCAGAGCAGAGTTCTGAGCACGAATATGGCTCTGAAGGCAACGATACAGCAGTGGaaagaaaggaatgaagtaaCAAGAATGAAGGTTGCCCGGGCAGCACTATCACTTGCCAGTACAGAGAGTATGGTCCTTGAAGCACTTAAAGATTTACACAGCATCTGCAATGGCAAGCAGAATAATAAAGTACAGGTTTGTAGCTTGGGGTTGGTACCACTGCTTGTTAAGTTCCTGGagtataaagaaagaaaggtgaGAAATGCTACCCTGGAATTGTTGCTTCTACTGACCGAGGATGATAATAACGAGGGTAAG AAAATAGTGGCATTGGCAGTTAACTTGTCGATCCTAATCAACATGCTATCGAGTAACCACCAACCCATAAGGCACAAATTGCTACAACTATTGCTTCGGCTGTCAAGTTCTCAATCTGAATGTCAGAAATTTGGATCAGTTGCTGGAGGAATACTAATGCTTgtatcaatcaaatataaatggTCCTCTGATGCCTTTGCTTGTGAGTTAGCAGACGATATCTTAAAGAACCTGGAGAAATGTCCAGAAAACATTAAGCTCATGGCCAAAAATGGACTCTTGGAACCTCTTCTAAATCATCTCATTGAAG GTAATCAAGAGATGAAGATGGAGATGGCAAGTTACCTTGGGGAGATTGTTCTAGGACATGAAGGCAAAATCCAAGCGGCCGAGAGGGCCTGTCCTGCCCTCATCAACATGGTGCAGAGTGGAAACTCTCTGACTAGAAAAGCGGCGTTTAAAGCTCTGAAGCAGATCTCTTCTCATCATCCAAGCAGCAAGGTGCTGGTCGAAGCTGGAACAGCACGAATCATGTTCGACGAAATGTTTGAAAGAACAATCTACAACGAGCCAATGAACTCGAAAACTGAAGCTGCTGCAATCCTTGCAAACATACTCGAATCAGGCCTGGACCTGGAATCTTCCGGGCAGACGATGGATTTAGATTACATTGTTTACAACATCGTCCACTTGCTCAAGAATTCAACCCCGGATGAGCTCAACATCAATCTCTTCAGAATCCTCTTGTGTTTGACAAGATCCCCAAAAATGGCATCCACCATGGTCCCTGTAATCAAAGAGACTGAAGCTAGCTACAATCTCGTTGAGCTGATCAATAACCCTAACGAAGAAGTCGCTGTTTCAGCGATTAAGCTGCTCGTCGCGCTCTCGCCATACATGGGGCACACGTTGGCCGACAGGCTCTGCAAAATCAGAGGCCTACCCGAAACCCTAATCCAAACTGAAACAACGCGGATTACTGAGAAACACGCGCTTTCAGCGAATCTGCTTGCGAAGCTCCCCCATCAAAACCTTGCGCTCAACCTGAATCTGCTCAACAAGAACACGGTTCCATTGATTCTACAAGCCATCGGCCGGATCCAGAGATCCGGCCTTAGAACAAGCCGCTACGCAATCGCTTACTTAGAGGGCTTAGTCGGCATTCTCGTTCGATTCACAACGACGCTATACGATCACCAGGTTCTGTCTCTCGCGAAAGGCTACAATTTCACCGCCATATTCGCCGATCTGCTCGCGATGACGTCGAGCGACGAAGTCCAGCGACTCGCCGCCGTCGGCTTGGCGAATCTCTCCACCCTATCCATCACCCTATCGAAACCGCCGCAAGCAAATAAACCGAAGTCCAAGAAACTGATGGCCTCACTGAAACGCTCGTCGCTTAATTCGTCAAAGTACAGCCACAGGCAGCCGGTTTGTCGAGTTCACAGAGGGGACTGTTCTTCGGAAGAAACCTTCTGTCTGCTCGAAGCGAAGGCGGTGGAGCAGCTTCTGGACTGCTTGGAGCACGAAAATGGCGACGTGGTCGAGGCTGCACTGTCAGCCATAATCACATTGCTTGACGAGAAGGTGGATGTGGAGAGCAGCGTGAGCGTATTGAGGGAAGCGAACGGCATTGGGCGAGTGGTGAATGTGGTGAAGGAGCACGAAGAAGAGAGGCTATGGCAGAAATCGCTGTGGGTGATTGAGAGGGTCTTGATGAACAGTGGCGATCGGAGCTCCGCTTCGGAGATATCGGGAGATAGGGTTCTGCCGGCGGTGCTGATCACCGCTTTCCGGCACCGGAATGAGAGAATACGGCAGCTGGCAGAGAACATCTTGAGGTACTTGAACAAGGTGCCCGATTTCACTTCCATTACCAACTTTACATTGTAA